Below is a genomic region from Persicimonas caeni.
CCTGAGCAACCGCTGTGGTCACGCGAGCGATCTCGCGCACCTGCGCGGTCAGGTTCGAGGCCATCAAGTTGACGCTGTCGGTCAACTCCTTCCACGCCCCGCTGACTCCGGGCACGTTGGCCTGCGCGCCCAGCTTGCCCTCCATGCCCACTTCTTGAGCCACACGCGTGACCTCGGAGCCGAAGGTCGCCAGCTGCTCGACCATCCCATTGACGGCGCGTGCGTGGCGAAGAAAGTCGCCCTGCAGGTGCGTCTCGGCGTGGTCGATATCGACCGTCTGAGTCAGATCACCCTTGGCGACAGCGGTCACCACTCGCGCAATCTCGTCGCTGTGAGACGTCAGATCGTCGATCGTCTCGTTGACCGAGAAGACCAGCCGCGACCAGTCGCCCGACGATCCGTTGCCGCGCACACGGCGCTCGGTACGCCCCTTGACGCCGACCTCCTCACGCACCTCACCGATCTCTTCGACCAACCCCTCGGCATGCTGGGCGATCTCGTTGAACACCGTGCAGATCTCGCCGTCGAGCCCGGTCATCCGGTCGGGCAGACGCGCCGAAAAGTCGCCGCGTTGGAACTGTCGAAGCGCAGCCAGCAGCTCGGCTTTGTCGAGTTGATCGGCGCTGGTTTGCATGGTGGCGTCGGACGTGGGTGCCATTTGACCGCCGTCGGCTTGGGTGGACTCAGAGCTCGTTGTCATGATCGATTCCTCGAAGAATGCGCTTCAGTTCGTCTGGACGAGCAGGTTTGACAATGTGGGCGTCGAAGCCGGCGGCCCGGGAGCGCTCACGATCACGTGAGCTTCCAAATCCGGTCATGGCGATGAGCCGTGGGGTCGACTCGCGAAGGGTCTGGCGCACTTGGCGTGCGGCCTCATACCCGTCGACGCCGGGCATGCCGATATCCATGAGGACGACGTCCGGACGCTGCGCGACGACGAGCTCGACGCCCTCTTCGCCGCTCTTCGCGTCCGTCACCGTGTGCCCCCACGTCTCGAGAAGCATTCGCATCGGTTCGCGCACGTCTTGGTCATCGTCGACGAGCGCAATACTGAGCGGAGCATACTGCGGACTCTCGACCGCCTCCTTCTCCGCGCTCGGACCGCCGTCTTCGGCCGCCGATGCCTCGGTCACGAGCGGTAGACTCACGACGAATTCGCTCCCCGTCCCGGGTCCGTCGCTGCGCACGTCGACCGTGCCGCCGTGCATCTGCACGAGCCGGTGCACGAGCGTCAGCCCGAGGCCCAGCCCCTGGCCGTCGGTCTTCTCCTGGGTGAACAGCTCGAAGATGTGGTCGATGGCCTGCGGCTCGATGCCTCGCCCGTTGTCGGCGACCCGCAGGTGGGTTTGTGTCGACTCGGCGGTCAGCTCGACCTCGATGTGTCCGTCGGCCTCGGTGTATCGCACCGCGTTGCTCAAGAGGTTGGCGACGACTTGAATGAGCCGGTCGCGGTCGCCGTGGACCCACACCGGTGACTCCGGCGAGCTTATCTCGACCGCATGGCCGCGATCGGAGGTCGACAAGCACACGCTCTCGACGGCGTGTTCGACCGCCTCGCGCAGGTCCATTTGGCACTTGTCGAGGGCAATCTTGCCTTGCGAGATTCGCGAAATGTCGAGCAGGTCGTCGACCAAGCGTGTCAGATGATGGATCTGACGATTCATCAGCGTATGCGCCCCGGCAAACCTATCGTCGGGCACGTCGAGCGCGCCGATGAACTCGAGGCCTGCCACGATGGACGCCAGCGGGTTGCGAAGCTCGTGGCTGAGAATGGCCAGAAACTCGTCTTTGCGCCGATTCTCTTGACGAAGCTGCTCCGTCTCCCAGCGTCGGCGCTCTTCGGCCAGCTGCTGATCGTGTTCGCGGCGCTCCATCTCGCGGAGCCTGACCTGGTGGCTGCGCACCTCTTCCGTGCGCTCTTGGAGGGCGACGAAGACCGACGCCTTGGCTCTCAGCACCTCGGGCACGATCGGCTTGAACATGAAGTCGACCGCGCCCAGCCGGTAGCCGCGCAACACCTCGTCGTCGTCGCGTTCGTAGGCGGTGATGAAGATGATGGGGACATGGGCGCTGCGGTCGCGGCTTCGAATCAACCGGGCCGTCTCGAAACCGTCCATCTCGGGCATCTGGACGTCGAGCAGGATCAGCGCAAAGTCTTGCTCCAGCAGATGGCGAAGCGCCTCTCGCCCGGACTGCGCCTTGACGATCCGCCGCCCCAGGTCGCCCAACGCCACCTCGACTGCGGTCAGGTTGGCGGGATCATCGTCGATGACCAGAATATCGCGCACTTCGGCCTCACTGGCCTCACTCAAAGTCTCCGACAGACCTTCGCTGTTCCCTTGCGACATCCGAACCACCATCCGAATCATGAACTACAATAGAGTCAGGATTGGAGGTTCAGGCCAGCAGATCAACGGCACCAACGCATATTTTGCGCGATTTTAGGACTTCCCGGCGGTCCTTTTTATAGCTCTTTGCCCATTCGACAACGACAGGGGCGCGCCGGAGCCGCTCGTACGCAACACCTGCACGCCCCGTCACATAACCAAGCCTTTACAGGCACTTACCAGACCCGCCACCTTCACACGTCGCATCCCCCACGAGGTTGAATGGGAAGCTGCGCTCTCGGTTGGCGAGCTCGAGTCGATCCGCCGCGTTTTTATGAGGAGCTACATGGCGTAAAAAGTCGACTGCGTTGTACATCGCCGACAGGTGGTGCTGGGTGAAGTCGATGCGAATCGACTCGTCGTCGAGTCCGCGGCCGAACCCGCCGTTGGCGGCTTCGGGGTTGCGCCACGGCCAGGTATTCGACGGGCGATGCTGGAAGCTGAGCTGCAGCGCGGCGGTGCGGCGCACGATGGGCGCGCAGCGGCGCGCGATCCCTTCGTCCTCACGGCCGAGCTCGGCGCAGATGGTCGTGAGCGCCTCGAGGCGCGTCGGCGAGATGGAGAAATCGCCGTCTCGGCCTTCGTAGGCTCCGGCCACCACCGGGTCGTCGTCGAGCGTGGCCGACGTGGCCAGCATATGGTCGAGGTCGCGGTGCCAGACCCAGTCGAACTGCTTGTTGTCGCAGTCGCGGCGGTGCTCGCGAATCGTGTAGGCGTTCCACTGGTTGACGAACCGGTACTCCGTCGCCGGCATGTTGCGCGGCTCGTCGCGCAGCATGAACTCGAGCCCCTTGCGGCTCACGTCGCACACCGGGATATCCTCGAGGAAGGGCCGCGCGCGGTGCAGCGCGAACATCGCTTCGCCGGGGTAATAATCAGAGTCGAAGTCGGGGGCGAAGACCTCGCCGTTCTGGTGGAAGCTCTCGAATTTGCCCGTCTTCGGGTCCTGGGCCAAGTAGATATAGTTGGCGATCTGCTGCATCAGCTCGAGGTTGCTCGTGTCGCCGGTCAGCCGGGCGTGCTCGGCCAGGGCCAGCAGCCACAGCCCCGCCCCGCCCAGCTTGGCCTTGTTGTTCCACGGCTCGACCACGAAGCGAATCGTGCGCCCCTGCTTCTTCTCGGTGCGGCTGTGGCCGACGATCCAGTCGAGCGCGTACTCGCCGAGCTCGCGCAGCTTCTCGTCGCCGGTCAGCCCGTAGGCTTGCATGATCGACCAGCTCGAGCCGGCGTGGCGCAGCAGGTTGTACTCCTCGTCGACGTACTTGTCGCGGTAGGGATTGTACTCGTAATAAAAGCGCTTCTGCTCCTCGTCGCGCATCGTCTCGAACCACTTGGCGGCGCGGTGCACGCCCTCGGTCAGCGTCTCCTCGTCGATCTTGGCGTGGCGCTTGCGGTGGTAGCGAAACTCGGAGACCTCGCCGTCGCGCAGCACGAAGCCGCGCACGTCGTGCACCTGCACCGGCGTCTCGGCGCGCATATAGTCGGCGTCGCGTGACTGGCGCCGATAGACGTGCGGCAGCAGCGCAATCGCCTCCACCGACTCACCGGGGCGAACGCCGGTGAAGTCGAGCGGCGTGACCGCCTCGTGTGGCGCCCGGCGAATCACCAGTCCGTCGACGGTCGGACGGTAGGTATCCATGGCGTCGACCGCCGCCCACGGCTCCTTGTCCCCGCGCGGCGTGAGCCACTCGGCGGCGTAGACGCAATCGTCGTCGGGCGCGCCCATGTTGAAGCGGTGGGCGACCGCCTTGGCGAGCGCCTCTTCGGCCTCGGCGCCGGCCATCGAGCTGCGCTCTTCGATGCCGTCGCAATAGCTTCGAAAGACCACCAGGCCCTCGCCGTTGGCGGGCTGCTCGGCCTTGTCGAGCTCAGTCGACAGCAACTCGCAAATATTGGCAGCCTGCGCGGTCTGCAGGCGCTGACACGGGTCGACTTCATTTTGATGGCTGACATACCGATCGCATCCCCCCAACGATGCTATCGCAAGCCCGAAACAGACGACTGCCATACCGCGGACATATCCCCCCGACATACCTTCCCCCTGGTATTGGAAGTGGTTGATTGTGTAGCTCGAACGCTCTCGATGAAATGTAAGCGAGCCGCGCGCTCGCTCAAGGGGTGGGCGCCAAAGGAGTGGGCGGTTGGGCGACTGTTTACGCGCCCAGCCTTATTCCAACACGTGGAGAATAGACGGCGCATCGCATAGCCCCTAGGTTAACCAGACCATAACCTTACCGAGCAAACGAGAGGAGATGATGAGCACCGCGCCGAGCACCAACCTGCAGAAAAGCCCACCGCCCCCGCCGGCCCTCCGCGAAGAGGACGAGGCCTGGGCGTTTTGTTGGCACAGCCTGGTACAGGTCTCGCGCACGTTCTCCAAGCCCATCGAGCTTCTGCCTGCCGAGCTTCGCGCCGCGACGACCTGCGGCTACCTGCTGTGCCGCATCGCCGACACCGTCGAGGACGACCCGAACATGTCGCAGAGCGCACGCGACGAGCTGTTTACCGCGTTCCTCGCGGTGCTCGAAGACGGCGAGTCCCCCGCGCGTTTTTGCCAACTGGCGCACTCGCTGGAGGCCGACGCGCCTGAATTCGAGCTCGCCACGAACCTCGACCGCGTCCTGCGCGTCTTCGAGAAGCTCCCCGAGCCGATGCAAAGGGTGTGCGTACAGTGGACCGGCGAGATGGTGCGCGGCATGAGCCTGTACGGCCACCGCCAGCCCGGCGCCAACGGCGTCGTCACGCTCAACACCGTGGCCGACCTGGAGCGCTACTGCTACTTCGTGGCCGGCACCGTCGGCCGGCTCTTGACCGGCCTCTTCAGCCACGCCATCGACGACTTGAGCCACGAGCGCTTCACCCGCATGCACCAATACGCCGAGAGCTTCGGCCTCGGCCTGCAGATGGTCAATATCCTCAAGGACCAGACCGACGACTTGACCCGAGGCTGGTGCTTCATCCCGCAGACGCTGTGGCGCGCCCACGGGCTGACCCCAGCCGACATGCTCGACGAGACCCGTCACGACGACGCCCGGGCCGCCGTAGCGCCCGTCTTCGACACCGCCCGCGAGCACCTCGACGCCGCCCTCGAGTACACACTCGCCATCCCCGCCGAGCAGACCGGCATCCGCCTCTTCTGCCTGCTCCCCTTGTGGATGGCCGTGCGCACCCTGGCCGTCGCCGACGGCAACGAAGCGATGTTCGTCGCCGACGCACCGGTCAAGATCAGCCGCGACGAGGTCGGACGCCTCATCGCCTCGGCGACCCAACATGTCGCCGACGACGCCGCGCTGCGCGAGCAATACGCCAAATTGTGTAGGGTTGATTGATCAGAACCGCGAGCGAAACCCGACGCTCCATCCTTCCCCGTCGGCGCTCACGCTCACCTGGGCATCGCTGTCGCTCCCGCTCGACACGAGCCAATAGATGCCCAGGCCCGTGACCGCCGTGCCCAGAATGGCCGACGACAACGCCACGGTATTCAACGTGTCGCCGCGGTCACGCCGGTCGAGCGCCTCCTGGCGAGTGATCGCGCTCACCGACCCATCCGACGCACGCTTCGACTCGTCGAGCCCCTGCTCGACCGCATCGTACTCCTCCTCGGCCAACAACCAGAGCCCCGCGCTCGCCCCCAACAACACCACGCCGCCGGCCGTCGTGCTCCACCCGACCACGGGCGACATCCCCGACTCGGGCGGCTCCACCGGCTGAACGACCTCCTGCTCTTTCCCCTCCCCCTCTGCCTCCCCTACTTCCTCACCCTTCTCCTCACACTCCCCCTCCAACTCCTCGAGATACTGCTCCGCCTTCGCATTGATGAGCTTCGCAGGCGGCTCGTCGACCGCCGGGGCCGTCACCACCGACAGGTAGGCTTTGCGCGCCTCGTCGCACCTCCCCAGCTTCTGGTACGCACGCCCCAGGTTGAGCCACGTCACGTTGAGCTGTCCCAGCTCCAGCGACGCCTCCAGCAGACCGGCCGCCTTCTCGTAGTCCTCGGCCAGAATCGCCTCGACGGCCGACTGGTTGAGCTTGACCTGGTCGTCACTCGGGTTGGCCTGGGCATATTTCTCGATGGGCTGCTGCGCGAAAGACGCGCGCGGCAGGCCCACGCCGGCCGCGACCAGCGCAATGGCGAGGGCGGTGTTTTTGACTCGTTCGACACGATACATGGGGTTCCTTCTCGTCGCGGGGGCTGGCTAGCGGGTGCAAGCAGGACTCTGGGCGCCGGCGTTGTCGCAGTTGAGCTCGACCTCGACGCCTTCGATGGCGTCGGCGAGGTGGCCGAGGCGGCACTCGAGCGTGTCGAACTGCTCGCCTGCAACGGTGCCTTTGGGATACCCGTCACAGGCGTCGAGACAGTCCTGCGGGGTGTCAAATTGCCGGTTCCCGCCCGTGCAGGTGTCCATCAACTGGAAGCAATAGGAGAGGCATTTGCGGTCGGTGTCACCGCAGAACTGCACGCCGCGCGCCGAGGCGTGCGGGCAATGCGTGGAGGCGTCGCTGGCGGCCGCCTCGAGGTGATAGGCGCGACACTGCAGGGTGTTGCCGGTGGTGTCGCCCTCCTCACCGTTGGTCGGGTAGGTCCGGCACACCTCCATGCACTCGGGCTTGTCGCGGAAGGTGAACAGCGCCTCGATCTGGCTCGACGCACATCGCTGCAAAAAGGTGTCGCAATAGTCCGAGCACTGCTGCTCGACCTGCGCCTCGTCCGCACACAGCCCGGCCCGACACGTCAGCCCGTCGCCGCAATCGGCGTCCTCCGCACACTGAAACTGGACACGCTCGATGCCCAGGTCGCTCGAACACCCCGGCGCGACCAGCCCCCACCCCACGAGGACCACGAGCCACACGCCGATACGGCTCCAACTGCTCGACTGCTTCGACTTCACCAAGGGTTCCTCACGTTGCACGGACGACAAACCACGCTCTGATTCACTGGTCCTCCATACTACATCAATACCGCCGCGGCGCGAGCCCAAACCCCAGCCCCAGCCCCAGCCCCGCGACCGCACCCGTGTCCGTGTCCGCGACCACACCCGTGTCCGTGTCCGTGTCCGTGTCCGTGTCCGTGTCCGTGTCCGTAGCCGTACCCGTGTCCGTCCCCGTACCCCCACCAAAATGTTTACTTGCACCTGTGCCTCAGTGTTCTACCTTTCATCGAACCTCGCTCCGGGGGCGCATTCGACGACCACGACCCATTTCCGTGTCCTCTATGACCCCGTCCAAATCACAGCATCCACTGAACTTTCGTCGGCTCTTCGAGTCGGCGCCCGAGCCCTACCTGGTGCTCGACCCCGACTTCACCATCGTGGCGGTCAATGACGCCTACCTCGAGGCCACGCTGACCGAGCGTGACGCCATCGTCGGCCGGCACATATTCGACGTCTTTCCCGACAACCCCGACGACCCCGAGGCGACGGGCGTGGCCAACCTTCGCGCCTCCCTCGAGACGGTGCGCCGCGACAAGGTCGCCGACACGGTGGCCGTGCAAAAATACGATATCCGCCGCCCCGACGGCTCCTTCGAGACGCGCTACTGGAGCCCGCGCAACTCGCCGGTCTTCGACGACGACGGCGAGCTGTGCGAGATCATCCACCGCGTCGAGGACGTCACCGAGTTGATGCGGCTCAAAGAGAAGGAGAACTCCCTCGAGTCGAGCGTCACCGAGATGGAGGCCGAGCTCTACGATCGCAGCCAGGAGATTCAGCGCAAGAATCGACGCCTCGAAGAGATGGCCGAGCTGGCCCGGCGCGAGAGCCGCAACAAGGACCAGTTTTTGGCCATGCTCGGCCACGAGCTTCGCAACCCGATGGCGGCCATCTCCACGGCGACCTACGTGCTCAAGGATGCGCGCGACCAGCAGGCTCCCAACGAGCGCCTCGACTGGGGGCTCGACATCATCGAGCGCCAGTTGAAGCACCTGTCGCGCCTGGTCAACGACCTGCTCGACGTCGCGCGCATCAACGAGGGGCGCATCGAGCTGCAGCGCGAGCCGGTCCAGATCAACGAGATCGTCCGCGGCGCCCTCGAAATCGCCCGCCCCCTAATTAACAAGCGCAACCAGTCGCTCGACATCTTCCTGAGCGACGAGCCCGCCACCGTCATCGGCGACACGACGCGCTTGACGCAGGTCGTCTCCAACCTGCTGAACAACGCCTCCAAATACACCCCCAAGGGCGGCCACATCGCGGTGGGCGCCGGCGTCGAGAACGGCCTCCTCTTCGTCGAGGTCACCGACAACGGCAAGGGCATCGACGCCGAGCTTTTGCCCCACGTCTTCGACATGTTCCGCCAGGCCGAGGTCTCCATCGACCGCTCTCAGGGCGGCCTGGGGCTGGGGCTCACCCTCGTCAAAAAGCTCGTCGAGATGCACGACGGCACGGTCCAAGCCAGCAGCGAGGGCGAAGGACGAGGCAGCCGCTTCGTGGTGCACCTGCCCCTGGCCAGCGAGGCCTCGACCCCGCTCGACAAGACCGCCGGCGACGAACCCACCGGCCGCGCCCAGCGCGTCCTGGTCGTCGACGACAACACCGACGCCGCCGCGTCCCTGGCGATGCTGCTGCGTGTCGACGGCCACCAGGTCGAGGTCGCCCAGGACGGCGACGAAGCCGTCGACCTCGCCGAAAGCTTCTCCCCGCAGGTCGTCCTGCTCGACATCGCCCTGCCCGACTACGACGGCTACGAGGTCGCTCACCGACTGCGCCAACACACCTCGGCCAACAGCCTCTCGCTGGTGGCCGTCACCGGCTACGACGACGCCAGCGACCGTCGCAAGAGCGACGAAGCCGGCTTCGCCTACCACCTCGTCAAGCCGATCAATCACAAGCGGCTGCGCCAGGTCCTCCAGTGGATCTCCGAAGAGGGCCAGACCACCTGACCGCCCACCTAAAGCGCTGACTCGACTGGGGAATGTTACGCCCGCGCGACGACTACATGGGTCGCACAATTACGTGGTTGCAGTCCCCAAGCTCCGGTCGTCATGCGAAAAGTCAGTCTCGCGTACATCTCGTCGCTCCTCCTCGTCACCGCCGCCCTCGCCGGCTGCGCGTCGAAGTCCGACGTCGCCGAACAGAAGCCCGCCGAGCGCGTCGAGCACGTCACCCAATACGAACAATACGACAAAGTCGAAATCGCGCTGCCCCCCGGCGAAGCCGACGCCACCGCCAAATTCGTCGAGCCCGACGGCGACACCGTCGTGGTGGGCGCGTTCCCCGACGGTAGCGACAAAGATGGAAATCGTCGCCGCGTGCGCTTCACGCCCGTCGAAGTCGGCGGCTACGAATACACCATCGTCGAGGAAGGCGGCTCGGTCCTGGCCGAAGGCGAGTTCCGCACCGTCGCCTCCGACCACCCCGGCTTCGTGCGCGTCGACCCCGACGGCGGCTTCCCCGGCCTCGAGTTCGACGACGGCTCGCCGTTCATGCTGCTGGGCGAAAACCGCATCAACATCTACGACCCCACCTGGAACTACGAAAAGAAGGATATCCGCGAGTACGTCGAGTACATGGCCGACAACGGCATGACGACCCTGCGCGTGTTCGTCTTCTCGGACTGCGAGCACGAAGAATCCGACGACGGCCAGCAGCCCGGCTGCCTCGAGCCCGAGGTGGGCGAATTCGACGAGGAGGTTGCCCAACGCTTCGACGAGATCTTCGAGGCGGCCGAAGACGAGGGCATCTACGTGGTGTTGGTCCCCTGGGCCATCGGCTTCTCCCCCGAGCCCGACACCTGGAAGAGCTGGGCGGACAACCCCTACAACGTCGAGCGCGGCGGCCCCGCCGAAGACCGCTTCGACTTCTTCGACGACCCCGAGGTGCGCGAGCAGGCCTTCGAGCGCATCGAGTACGTCGTCGACCGCTGGGGCTACTCGCCGAACCTCTTGGCCATCGACCTGCTCAACGAGCCCGAGTGGGACGGCGAAATCGCCGAGACCGCCTGGACCCCGTGGGCCCGCGACATGGCCGCGCGCCTCGAGCGCATCGACCCCTACGACCACCTCGTGACCGTGGGCCCGGTCGGCCTGCACTGGAACGTCGAGGGCGACGAGACCAAGTGGTGGGCCGACGAAGCCAACGACCTCGTCCAATGGCACCGCTACGGCCCCGACATCTACAACGTCCACGACCTCGCCGCCGAGCTGACCATGCGCGTCGAGCAGACCCGCCGGTACGGCAAGCCCATCTTCTGCGGCGAGTTCGCCTACGGCGGC
It encodes:
- a CDS encoding response regulator: MSQGNSEGLSETLSEASEAEVRDILVIDDDPANLTAVEVALGDLGRRIVKAQSGREALRHLLEQDFALILLDVQMPEMDGFETARLIRSRDRSAHVPIIFITAYERDDDEVLRGYRLGAVDFMFKPIVPEVLRAKASVFVALQERTEEVRSHQVRLREMERREHDQQLAEERRRWETEQLRQENRRKDEFLAILSHELRNPLASIVAGLEFIGALDVPDDRFAGAHTLMNRQIHHLTRLVDDLLDISRISQGKIALDKCQMDLREAVEHAVESVCLSTSDRGHAVEISSPESPVWVHGDRDRLIQVVANLLSNAVRYTEADGHIEVELTAESTQTHLRVADNGRGIEPQAIDHIFELFTQEKTDGQGLGLGLTLVHRLVQMHGGTVDVRSDGPGTGSEFVVSLPLVTEASAAEDGGPSAEKEAVESPQYAPLSIALVDDDQDVREPMRMLLETWGHTVTDAKSGEEGVELVVAQRPDVVLMDIGMPGVDGYEAARQVRQTLRESTPRLIAMTGFGSSRDRERSRAAGFDAHIVKPARPDELKRILRGIDHDNEL
- a CDS encoding ATP-binding protein, which translates into the protein MTPSKSQHPLNFRRLFESAPEPYLVLDPDFTIVAVNDAYLEATLTERDAIVGRHIFDVFPDNPDDPEATGVANLRASLETVRRDKVADTVAVQKYDIRRPDGSFETRYWSPRNSPVFDDDGELCEIIHRVEDVTELMRLKEKENSLESSVTEMEAELYDRSQEIQRKNRRLEEMAELARRESRNKDQFLAMLGHELRNPMAAISTATYVLKDARDQQAPNERLDWGLDIIERQLKHLSRLVNDLLDVARINEGRIELQREPVQINEIVRGALEIARPLINKRNQSLDIFLSDEPATVIGDTTRLTQVVSNLLNNASKYTPKGGHIAVGAGVENGLLFVEVTDNGKGIDAELLPHVFDMFRQAEVSIDRSQGGLGLGLTLVKKLVEMHDGTVQASSEGEGRGSRFVVHLPLASEASTPLDKTAGDEPTGRAQRVLVVDDNTDAAASLAMLLRVDGHQVEVAQDGDEAVDLAESFSPQVVLLDIALPDYDGYEVAHRLRQHTSANSLSLVAVTGYDDASDRRKSDEAGFAYHLVKPINHKRLRQVLQWISEEGQTT
- a CDS encoding cellulase family glycosylhydrolase, yielding MRKVSLAYISSLLLVTAALAGCASKSDVAEQKPAERVEHVTQYEQYDKVEIALPPGEADATAKFVEPDGDTVVVGAFPDGSDKDGNRRRVRFTPVEVGGYEYTIVEEGGSVLAEGEFRTVASDHPGFVRVDPDGGFPGLEFDDGSPFMLLGENRINIYDPTWNYEKKDIREYVEYMADNGMTTLRVFVFSDCEHEESDDGQQPGCLEPEVGEFDEEVAQRFDEIFEAAEDEGIYVVLVPWAIGFSPEPDTWKSWADNPYNVERGGPAEDRFDFFDDPEVREQAFERIEYVVDRWGYSPNLLAIDLLNEPEWDGEIAETAWTPWARDMAARLERIDPYDHLVTVGPVGLHWNVEGDETKWWADEANDLVQWHRYGPDIYNVHDLAAELTMRVEQTRRYGKPIFCGEFAYGGEGKPYDHTQVGIWSLTMSGAGALAHSAPQFNVDSDHPMTPQRARHFAVLDRFMKPLLTRAPLRADDVVEHPDGTKRWTLRGERAVALWLMDDRKSYGESVTDTTVDLELPAGRWKVEWVDDVTGEIVHTTTVGTFGEAVELQVPEFERHIAARLWKVA
- a CDS encoding tetratricopeptide repeat protein produces the protein MYRVERVKNTALAIALVAAGVGLPRASFAQQPIEKYAQANPSDDQVKLNQSAVEAILAEDYEKAAGLLEASLELGQLNVTWLNLGRAYQKLGRCDEARKAYLSVVTAPAVDEPPAKLINAKAEQYLEELEGECEEKGEEVGEAEGEGKEQEVVQPVEPPESGMSPVVGWSTTAGGVVLLGASAGLWLLAEEEYDAVEQGLDESKRASDGSVSAITRQEALDRRDRGDTLNTVALSSAILGTAVTGLGIYWLVSSGSDSDAQVSVSADGEGWSVGFRSRF
- a CDS encoding squalene/phytoene synthase family protein, whose protein sequence is MSTAPSTNLQKSPPPPPALREEDEAWAFCWHSLVQVSRTFSKPIELLPAELRAATTCGYLLCRIADTVEDDPNMSQSARDELFTAFLAVLEDGESPARFCQLAHSLEADAPEFELATNLDRVLRVFEKLPEPMQRVCVQWTGEMVRGMSLYGHRQPGANGVVTLNTVADLERYCYFVAGTVGRLLTGLFSHAIDDLSHERFTRMHQYAESFGLGLQMVNILKDQTDDLTRGWCFIPQTLWRAHGLTPADMLDETRHDDARAAVAPVFDTAREHLDAALEYTLAIPAEQTGIRLFCLLPLWMAVRTLAVADGNEAMFVADAPVKISRDEVGRLIASATQHVADDAALREQYAKLCRVD
- a CDS encoding glycoside hydrolase family 88 protein: MGGCDRYVSHQNEVDPCQRLQTAQAANICELLSTELDKAEQPANGEGLVVFRSYCDGIEERSSMAGAEAEEALAKAVAHRFNMGAPDDDCVYAAEWLTPRGDKEPWAAVDAMDTYRPTVDGLVIRRAPHEAVTPLDFTGVRPGESVEAIALLPHVYRRQSRDADYMRAETPVQVHDVRGFVLRDGEVSEFRYHRKRHAKIDEETLTEGVHRAAKWFETMRDEEQKRFYYEYNPYRDKYVDEEYNLLRHAGSSWSIMQAYGLTGDEKLRELGEYALDWIVGHSRTEKKQGRTIRFVVEPWNNKAKLGGAGLWLLALAEHARLTGDTSNLELMQQIANYIYLAQDPKTGKFESFHQNGEVFAPDFDSDYYPGEAMFALHRARPFLEDIPVCDVSRKGLEFMLRDEPRNMPATEYRFVNQWNAYTIREHRRDCDNKQFDWVWHRDLDHMLATSATLDDDPVVAGAYEGRDGDFSISPTRLEALTTICAELGREDEGIARRCAPIVRRTAALQLSFQHRPSNTWPWRNPEAANGGFGRGLDDESIRIDFTQHHLSAMYNAVDFLRHVAPHKNAADRLELANRERSFPFNLVGDATCEGGGSGKCL